The Euphorbia lathyris chromosome 2, ddEupLath1.1, whole genome shotgun sequence genome includes a window with the following:
- the LOC136218466 gene encoding origin of replication complex subunit 6, whose product MDLSEIAKKLGLSDSKHIVRKAAELRRLCDVQFESSIIGVGEVCKAIICLEIAATRFQAIFDRQSAIRLSGMSEKAYSRSFNSLQNSLGVKTKLDIRELGIQFGCVRLIPLVKNGLSMYKQRFIASLGASRRASADLSRPVFTAVAFYLCSKRHKLKIDKVKLIEVCGTSESEFKSVCTSMKDICHDVFGISKEKKDPKEIKGNRELLDVLPEKRKYEDGGYLSDDGSELSSRKKQKDCKSSVEKSKAKGPCKRSTQSTLDFLILQS is encoded by the exons atggatctTTCAGAGATCGCTAAAAAGCTGGGTCTTTCAGATTCCAAGCACATAGTCCGAAAAGCAGCAGAGCTCCGGCGCCTCTGTGACGTACAGTTCGAGTCCTCAATCATCGGAGTT GGAGAAGTTTGTAAGGCTATAATCTGCTTAGAAATTGCGGCCACAAG GTTTCAAGCGATATTTGATAGGCAGAGTGCTATTAGACTTAGTGGAATGTCAGAGAAGGCCTATAGCAGATCCTTCAATTCGCTGCAAAACAGTCTCGGTGTCAA GACAAAGCTGGACATTAGAGAATTAGGGATTCAGTTCGGATGTGTTAGGCTgattcctttggtgaagaatggTTTATCAAT GTATAAGCAACGGTTTATTGCATCCTTGGGAGCATCAAGGCGTGCAAGTGCAGACTTGAGCCGGCCTGTGTTCACTGCAGTTGCTTTCTATCTGTGTTCAAAGAGACATAAG CTAAAGATAGACAAGGTTAAGCTGATTGAAGTTTGTGGAACATCTGAATCTGAATTCAAAAGT GTCTGTACCTCCATGAAGGATATCTGCCATGATGTTTTTGGGATTTCAAAGGAAAAGAAGGATCCGAAAGAGATCAAGGGCAACCGAG AACTGCTGGATGTGTTACCGGAGAAGAGAAAATATGAGGATGGTGGTTATTTATCTGATGATGGATCAGAG CTTTCAAGTCGCAAGAAGCAGAAAGATTGCAAGTCCTCAGTTGAGAAAAGCAAGGCAAAAG GTCCTTGTAAACGTAGCACCCAATCTACTCTCGACTTTCTCATACTACAGAGTTGA
- the LOC136218465 gene encoding uncharacterized protein: MATELEELVEFLCSPSLPVQKAAVDIVRDLTGSQDGLLSLAKYANKLIASLLRLLSQTKEVSESAAEALVNLSQNSNLASKMAEIGMVKMAMDQLYKPDSSITRLLVMLLVNLTQLDAGISSLLQTGDEKMHGLFVMKLVRSFCQSSSETKDDPFDHVGSILVNISQKEAGRKMLLDPKRGLLKQIVRQFDSRSPLRKKGVYGTIRNCCFEAENQLQDLLLISEFLWPALLLPVAGNKIYSEEDTSKMPLELGSALSIDRETCDDPVIRVQALESIYLITLQEAGLRAFWSVNGARILQVGYEDEQDPKVMEAYERVGSLLVQESGEA; this comes from the exons ATGGCGACAGAGCTTGAAGAATTGGTAGAGTTTCTGTGTTCTCCATCCCTGCCA GTGCAGAAGGCAGCTGTGGATATTGTTCGCGACTTAACTGGGTCCCAAGATGGGTTACTTTCTCTTGCTAAATATGCTAATAAATTGATTGCCTCATTATTGCGACTTCTGAGCCAAACAAAG GAGGTTTCTGAGTCTGCAGCAGAAGCTTTGGTGAATCTCTCACAGAACTCAAATTTAGCTTCAAAAATGGCTGAGATAGGgatggttaaaatggcaatggATCAATTGTACAAGCCAGACTCTAGCATTACTCGATTGCTTGTGATGCTCCTTGTTAATCTCACTCAGTTGGATGCTGGTATTTCTTCCTTGCTTCAG ACTGGTGATGAGAAGATGCATGGACTGTTTgttatgaagcttgtgagatcattcTGTCAATCGTCCAGCGAAACTAAAG ATGATCCATTTGATCATGTTGGTTCCATTCTTGTAAATATATCACAGAAAGAAGCTGGCAGGAAAATGTTACTGGATCCTAAACGAGGTTTGCTAAAGCAgattgtcagacagtttgactCACGTAGCCCATTGCGAAAAAAAGGG GTTTATGGAACAATTCGAAACTGCTGTTTTGAAGCTGAGAATCAGCTACAAGATTTGCTTTTGATATCTGAGTTTCTTTGGCCAGCTCTACTTCTGCCTGTTGCAGGCAACAAG ATATACAGTGAAGAAGACACGTCAAAAATGCCTCTTGAGCTTGGTAGTGCACTCTCCATCGATCGAGAAACGTGTGATGACCCTGTAATTCGTGTTCAAGCACTGGAGTCTATATACTTGATCACATTGCAG GAGGCTGGTCTAAGAGCCTTTTGGTCTGTTAATGGAGCTAGAATACTACAAGTCGGTTATGAAGATGAGCAGGATCCTAAAGTGATGGAAGCATACGAGCGAGTTGGGTCCTTG TTGGTTCAAGAAAGTGGGGAAGCATAG